From the Prunus dulcis chromosome 4, ALMONDv2, whole genome shotgun sequence genome, one window contains:
- the LOC117626803 gene encoding pentatricopeptide repeat-containing protein At5g46100, with product MGSKTLFKWSQITTSQVEQLIKAEKDIQKAILIFDSATAEYTNGFRHDHTTFGLMVARLVSANQFRSAEALLDKMKEEKCSVTEDIFLSVCRGYGRVHRPLDAVRVFHKMEDFQCKPTQKSYITILGILVEENQLKIAFRFYKYMRETGIPASVVSLNILIKALCKNSSSMDAALRIFREMPNHGCTPDSYTYGTLINGLCKLGKIGEAKELFNEMETKGCLPSVVTYTSLIHGFCQSNNLDEAVGLFEHMKTQGITPNVFTYSSLMDGLCKGGRSSQAMELLDLMIRKRHRPNNITYSTLLHGLCEEGKLQEALEILDRMKLQGLKPDAGLYGKVINGFCNICKFQEAANFLDEMVLGGVSPNRLTWSLHVRIHNAVVQGLCSSGNPNRACQLYLSMRSRGISIDMKTFDTLVKCICKKGDLHKAYRIVDEMVLDGCVPDEGIWSSMVDGFWNRRKVREPAELLQAELMSEMVEPET from the coding sequence ATGGGAAGCAAAACTTTGTTTAAATGGTCGCAAATCACTACTTCCCAAGTTGAGCAGCTGATAAAAGCTGAAAAGGACATACAGAAAGCTATTCTCATATTTGATTCCGCAACAGCCGAGTACACCAATGGCTTCCGGCATGATCACACCACCTTTGGTCTCATGGTCGCTAGGTTAGTCTCCGCGAACCAGTTCAGGTCAGCCGAGGCGTTACTTGATAAGATGAAGGAGGAGAAATGTAGTGTTACAGAAGATATATTCCTCTCTGTTTGCAGAGGATATGGCCGCGTTCACAGGCCACTGGATGCTGTCAGGGTCTTCCACAAAATGGAGGACTTCCAGTGCAAACCAACCCAGAAATCTTACATTACCATACTTGGCATTCTTGTTGAAGAAAACCAGTTAAAGATTGCTTTCAGGTTCTACAAGTATATGAGAGAAACAGGCATTCCAGCTAGCGTTGTGTCGCTTAATATTTTGATCAAAGCCCTTTGTAAGAACAGTAGTTCCATGGATGCAGCTCTTCGAATATTTCGTGAGATGCCCAATCATGGGTGCACCCCAGATTCATATACATATGGTACTTTGATTAATGGATTGTGTAAGTTAGGAAAGATTGGTGAAGCAAAAGAGCTCTTCAATGAAATGGAAACAAAAGGTTGTTTGCCCTCTGTTGTTACGTATACTTCCTTGATACACGGCTTTTGCCAATCCAACAATTTGGATGAAGCTGTGGGGTTGTTTGAACACATGAAAACCCAAGGTATTACTCCAAATGTCTTTACTTACAGCTCTTTGATGGATGGACTTTGCAAGGGTGGGCGTTCTTCACAAGCAATGGAACTATTAGACTTAATGATTCGTAAGCGCCATAGGCCAAACAATATCACTTATAGTACTTTGCTTCATGGACTCTGTGAAGAAGGAAAGCTTCAAGAAGCTTTGGAGATTCTAGATAGGATGAAGCTTCAAGGCTTGAAACCAGATGCAGGGCTGTATGGGAAGGTAATTAATGGCTTTTGTAACATTTGCAAGTTCCAGGAAGCTGCAAACTTTCTTGATGAGATGGTCCTTGGAGGAGTTTCACCTAACAGACTAACTTGGAGCCTTCATGTAAGGATTCATAATGCAGTGGTCCAGGGCTTGTGTAGTAGCGGCAATCCAAATCGAGCTTGTCAGCTGTATCTTAGCATGCGTTCCAGGGGTATCTCCATAGATATGAAGACATTTGATACTCTAGTGAAGTGTATCTGTAAAAAAGGGGACCTGCACAAAGCTTATCGAATTGTTGATGAGATGGTGCTTGATGGATGTGTTCCGGATGAGGGAATATGGAGTTCCATGGTGGATGGATTTTGGAATCGCAGGAAGGTGCGTGAACCTGCTGAGTTGTTGCAGGCTGAGCTGATGAGCGAAATGGTTGAGCCTGAAACATAA